A genome region from Streptomyces antimycoticus includes the following:
- a CDS encoding SPOR domain-containing protein, which translates to MSDGNAVLPWLVIRQDTNGNRYRVGRYATRTEAQEVADRLEGQGQEQLYVVERTAASRQSG; encoded by the coding sequence ATGAGTGACGGGAACGCTGTGCTGCCCTGGCTCGTGATCCGCCAGGACACCAATGGCAACCGCTACCGCGTCGGGCGCTACGCCACGAGGACGGAGGCCCAGGAGGTGGCCGACCGTCTGGAGGGCCAGGGCCAGGAGCAGTTGTACGTGGTCGAGCGGACCGCCGCGTCCCGTCAGTCCGGCTAG
- a CDS encoding succinate dehydrogenase/fumarate reductase iron-sulfur subunit has protein sequence MSAYEAHFRVWRGDQDGGGLKDFHVEVNEGEVVLDIVHRLQATQAPDLAVRWNCKAGKCGSCSAEVNGRPRLLCMTRMSVFDRAETITITPLRAFPVVRDLVTDVSYNYTKAREVPSFVPPEGVAPGEYRMWQEDVGRSQEFRKCIECFLCQDTCHVVRDFEENKEAFAGPRFLMRVAELDMHPLDAAAETGLDRKRTAQEEHGLGYCNITKCCTEVCPEQIKITDNALIPLKERAVDRKYDPLVWLGNKIRRRGQ, from the coding sequence GTGAGTGCGTACGAGGCCCACTTCCGGGTGTGGCGGGGCGACCAGGACGGCGGCGGTCTGAAGGACTTCCACGTCGAGGTCAACGAGGGCGAGGTCGTCCTCGACATCGTCCACCGGCTGCAGGCGACCCAGGCCCCCGATCTGGCGGTCCGCTGGAACTGCAAGGCGGGCAAATGCGGTTCGTGCAGCGCGGAGGTCAACGGCCGCCCCCGGCTGCTGTGCATGACCCGGATGTCGGTGTTCGACCGGGCCGAGACGATCACCATCACCCCGCTGCGGGCCTTCCCGGTGGTGCGGGATCTGGTGACGGACGTGTCGTACAACTACACCAAGGCCCGCGAGGTGCCGTCCTTCGTGCCCCCGGAGGGGGTGGCGCCGGGCGAGTACCGGATGTGGCAGGAGGACGTGGGGCGGTCGCAGGAGTTCCGCAAATGCATCGAATGCTTCCTGTGCCAGGACACCTGCCATGTGGTGCGGGACTTCGAGGAGAACAAGGAGGCGTTCGCCGGGCCGCGGTTCCTGATGCGGGTCGCCGAGCTGGACATGCATCCGCTGGACGCGGCGGCCGAGACCGGGCTGGACCGCAAGCGCACCGCCCAGGAGGAGCACGGACTGGGCTACTGCAACATCACCAAGTGCTGTACGGAGGTCTGCCCCGAGCAGATCAAGATCACCGACAATGCGCTGATCCCGCTCAAGGAGCGGGCGGTGGACCGTAAGTACGATCCGCTGGTCTGGCTCGGCAACAAGATCCGGCGCCGGGGGCAGTAG